The Fulvivirga ligni genome window below encodes:
- the greB gene encoding transcription elongation factor GreB codes for MKRSQLITPEGLEKLKAELDHLWRVERPETTRKVSWAASLGDRSENADYHYNKKRLREIDRRVLYLRKCIDDFKVIRYDPHQDGKVMFGAWVEIESDKGLKKRLRIVGYEELIGNKDYISMDSPMAQALLNKEVGDEVVVQTTVSKFVWRINKIEYLK; via the coding sequence ATGAAAAGATCACAGCTTATAACCCCTGAGGGATTAGAGAAGCTAAAGGCTGAGTTAGATCATCTTTGGCGTGTAGAGCGACCTGAAACAACCAGAAAGGTTTCCTGGGCTGCCAGTCTTGGTGATAGATCTGAAAATGCTGACTATCATTATAATAAAAAACGACTTCGTGAGATAGACAGGCGAGTGCTTTATCTTCGAAAATGCATAGATGACTTTAAGGTAATACGTTATGACCCCCACCAGGATGGCAAAGTGATGTTTGGTGCCTGGGTGGAAATTGAGAGTGATAAAGGTTTGAAAAAGCGCCTTCGTATAGTGGGATATGAAGAGCTCATTGGTAATAAAGATTATATATCTATGGATTCGCCAATGGCGCAGGCCCTTCTCAATAAAGAAGTTGGAGATGAGGTAGTGGTGCAAACCACAGTAAGCAAGTTTGTATGGCGAATTAATAAAATTGAATACCTGAAATAG
- a CDS encoding AraC family transcriptional regulator, with amino-acid sequence MQKLSLYQPYEIEYVTMEESPAVGHKNTFFELVYVLSGSGKQCINNSKFRYIENHMFLITPNDCHKFEIEKPTTFFFLRFNDIYIKSSGLQANNIERIEFMLQNAGKQPGCILKNQTDKLLVRPMVEAIVREYLNQDLYNTELTQQMINTLIVVVTRNIAKFLPDSITEYSEEKILDILHYIQQNIYEPEKIRSKAISEIFGISESYLGRYFKKHTSETLQQYINNYRLKLIEHRLKHSNLRINEIAFNMGFTDESHLNKFFRKNRGMSPVAFRKEIRALVQMQ; translated from the coding sequence ATGCAGAAGCTGAGCTTATATCAACCGTACGAAATAGAGTATGTAACCATGGAGGAAAGTCCGGCCGTGGGACATAAGAATACCTTTTTTGAATTGGTATATGTACTGTCAGGATCAGGAAAGCAGTGTATCAACAACAGCAAATTCAGATACATTGAAAATCACATGTTCCTGATCACCCCGAATGATTGTCATAAATTTGAAATAGAAAAGCCTACCACATTCTTCTTCCTGCGCTTTAATGATATCTATATCAAATCATCTGGTTTACAGGCTAATAACATCGAAAGAATAGAGTTTATGCTGCAAAATGCAGGCAAACAGCCTGGCTGTATTTTGAAGAATCAAACCGATAAGCTACTGGTAAGGCCGATGGTTGAAGCCATAGTTCGCGAGTACCTGAACCAGGATCTTTACAACACGGAACTTACCCAACAAATGATCAATACTTTGATTGTGGTAGTGACCAGGAACATTGCCAAATTCTTACCTGACAGCATCACAGAATACAGCGAAGAAAAGATACTCGACATTCTTCATTACATCCAACAAAACATTTATGAGCCCGAGAAAATCAGGTCTAAAGCCATCAGTGAAATATTTGGTATCTCTGAATCATACCTTGGGCGATATTTCAAGAAACACACCTCTGAAACACTGCAGCAATACATTAATAACTACAGACTCAAACTCATAGAGCACAGACTAAAACATAGCAACCTAAGAATCAATGAAATTGCCTTTAACATGGGCTTTACAGATGAAAGCCACTTGAATAAATTTTTTAGAAAGAACAGAGGAATGAGTCCGGTAGCGTTTAGGAAGGAGATAAGGGCATTGGTGCAAATGCAATGA
- a CDS encoding TlpA family protein disulfide reductase, with translation MKSTFVNSIVLSLIISLLSCDQPDIESPLEINFNSRAYVSLEIFNISSARNFKFSYLPRLYPRRRETPEYNINSDTTLIVELITNMPQEFDFNLIDLQIPFFSVPNDTVHISIDLKNGDINYSGINQNINRYLLSKTKIQRKIDARRSEIYNDESLSYSEFCSNLDSVSKVERKIIDTTTLDLPKWFRLLTDKNIDFKTAYSKLSLPNYRNFLKLENSNMPSKADLEFLSSIDLTSPYNQYVSSFYSFMNFYSFYLIYGDNYVISDSVQLLFNDLSQSTRMFEAALKTDLTEDNFLAFATAQTISDIGLVRDRRKGRLEYLDSMYGPESSVVKYLVAVDSELAQYNLKSGDTAPSFYLEDLNKNLHSLQDHRGRIVLLNFYTPGCVACKKEVPYERELQAKYEDNFQIINVCMTDSKESFQKTYSKFQLEGINVFTPGSWMKKLRDKYMINGYPHYVLVDRDGNIVKNHAFKPSSKKLEPLIESIL, from the coding sequence ATGAAGTCAACCTTTGTAAACTCTATAGTTTTATCACTTATAATTAGTTTATTGAGTTGTGACCAACCTGATATAGAGTCTCCATTAGAAATCAACTTTAATTCTAGAGCATATGTTTCTTTAGAGATATTTAACATTTCTTCAGCAAGGAATTTTAAGTTCAGCTATCTTCCAAGATTATATCCAAGGCGAAGGGAGACCCCCGAATATAATATAAATAGTGATACCACCCTTATTGTGGAGCTTATCACAAATATGCCTCAAGAATTCGATTTTAATTTAATTGACCTTCAAATACCCTTTTTTTCGGTCCCTAACGACACTGTTCATATATCTATTGATTTAAAAAATGGAGATATTAATTATTCTGGAATCAATCAAAATATTAATCGTTACCTTCTTTCAAAGACTAAGATTCAGCGGAAAATTGATGCGCGAAGAAGCGAAATTTATAATGACGAATCGTTATCCTATTCTGAGTTCTGCTCTAACCTAGATTCGGTATCGAAAGTAGAAAGGAAAATAATTGACACCACCACTCTTGATTTGCCTAAGTGGTTTAGATTGTTGACAGATAAAAATATTGATTTTAAAACTGCATACTCTAAATTAAGTCTTCCCAATTATCGAAATTTTTTGAAGCTTGAAAATTCAAACATGCCATCTAAGGCAGATCTGGAATTTTTATCAAGTATAGATTTAACGTCTCCCTACAACCAATATGTGTCTAGTTTTTATTCATTTATGAATTTCTATAGTTTCTATCTGATATATGGTGATAATTATGTTATCAGTGATTCAGTTCAGTTACTTTTTAATGATTTAAGTCAATCTACCAGGATGTTTGAGGCTGCGTTAAAAACTGACCTTACTGAGGATAATTTTTTAGCTTTTGCTACTGCTCAGACTATTAGTGACATAGGCCTTGTGCGTGATAGAAGAAAAGGAAGATTAGAGTATTTAGATTCAATGTATGGCCCTGAGTCAAGTGTTGTGAAATATCTGGTTGCTGTAGATTCTGAATTAGCACAGTATAATTTGAAAAGTGGAGATACTGCGCCATCCTTCTATCTGGAAGATTTGAATAAGAACTTGCATAGCCTTCAAGATCATAGGGGTAGAATTGTACTTCTTAACTTTTACACACCAGGCTGCGTTGCCTGCAAAAAGGAAGTACCATACGAACGTGAGCTTCAGGCAAAGTACGAAGACAATTTTCAAATAATAAATGTCTGTATGACCGATTCAAAAGAGTCATTTCAGAAAACCTATTCAAAATTTCAACTTGAAGGAATTAATGTCTTTACACCTGGAAGTTGGATGAAAAAGTTAAGAGATAAATATATGATTAATGGTTATCCGCACTATGTCCTTGTTGATAGAGATGGCAATATAGTAAAGAACCATGCCTTCAAACCAAGTAGTAAAAAACTTGAACCTCTTATAGAGTCTATTTTATAA
- a CDS encoding thioesterase II family protein, which translates to MSHLKLFAFPYAGGSSGVYDSLKPLLLEQIDFIPVELAGRGKRMGEKPYENLDVAIDDLCKIVIPQIGYSQFAFLGHSMGALLSHALAKRLEDESVISPNHIFFSGRGAIQVKRKKDKIYHQMNDKQFKEELHLLGGTPREFFQYPELMELFLPLLRNDFRISETTIKYEDFKKMNFDITVFTGTQDDITEEQINGWNDYTTGSCNIHTFKGGHFFINNEMHSIAQIINDTVAQCIAK; encoded by the coding sequence ATGAGTCATTTAAAATTATTTGCTTTTCCCTATGCTGGGGGTTCGTCAGGTGTTTACGATAGTTTAAAACCACTTTTGCTAGAGCAGATAGACTTTATTCCTGTAGAGCTGGCTGGGAGGGGAAAGAGGATGGGCGAAAAGCCATACGAGAATTTGGACGTTGCAATTGATGATCTCTGTAAAATTGTTATTCCTCAAATAGGTTACAGTCAATTCGCTTTCTTAGGACATAGTATGGGGGCCTTACTTTCACATGCATTAGCTAAAAGACTTGAAGATGAGTCGGTAATATCCCCGAATCACATTTTTTTTTCCGGTCGAGGGGCTATACAGGTGAAAAGGAAAAAGGATAAAATATATCATCAAATGAATGATAAACAGTTTAAAGAAGAATTACATTTGCTTGGTGGTACACCTCGAGAATTCTTTCAATACCCAGAATTAATGGAACTATTTCTGCCATTGTTGAGAAATGACTTTCGAATTTCAGAGACTACAATTAAATATGAGGACTTTAAAAAAATGAATTTTGATATAACTGTATTTACAGGAACTCAAGATGATATAACGGAAGAACAGATTAATGGCTGGAATGATTACACTACAGGTAGTTGTAATATTCACACTTTTAAAGGTGGGCACTTCTTCATTAATAATGAAATGCATTCCATTGCTCAAATCATTAATGATACCGTTGCCCAATGTATCGCTAAATAA
- a CDS encoding LamG-like jellyroll fold domain-containing protein has protein sequence MNLFRSLLAFVLFISIMACGDNEITGPFTVDQNFTIEENAANGTYVGKLVAASGSNVTFSFKSGNDQGIFNLEAASGVITVADSSGLDYETNPEFNLVVEAQDESSQKADMAVLITLADVTPTTDGLMAYYSFDGSALNQLRASLASDTTHGKVTAATIQANDHGLETDSVYYFNGAAYINFGTDTIFDLGKFDDWTLSVWVKQESSAEGGAIFSKYWSTEGRSYSLSTTRSGDEYGVNFTAFVNNSEVSLSSSITANQWQHILIKEEDNSTLTMFVQGEQVNQLVLEDITIMQYDTVPAIMGAYREFNSAYDNGFTGQLDDLRLYNAALSDEDCRTIFTEE, from the coding sequence ATGAACTTATTCCGATCTCTGTTAGCTTTTGTATTATTTATTTCAATTATGGCCTGTGGAGATAATGAAATAACTGGTCCATTTACAGTGGATCAAAACTTTACAATAGAAGAGAACGCGGCCAATGGAACCTATGTTGGCAAACTGGTGGCTGCATCTGGAAGTAACGTTACTTTCTCATTCAAATCTGGTAATGATCAGGGGATATTTAACCTTGAGGCTGCAAGTGGAGTAATTACAGTGGCTGATTCTAGTGGTCTGGATTATGAAACCAACCCAGAATTTAATTTAGTGGTTGAGGCTCAGGATGAATCTTCTCAGAAAGCAGATATGGCAGTTTTAATTACGCTGGCAGATGTGACACCAACCACTGATGGTCTTATGGCTTATTATTCTTTTGATGGAAGTGCGCTAAATCAATTGAGAGCATCTTTGGCTTCAGATACTACGCACGGAAAAGTTACTGCAGCCACCATACAAGCTAATGATCACGGTTTAGAAACGGATAGTGTCTACTATTTTAATGGTGCAGCTTATATCAATTTTGGTACAGACACCATTTTCGATCTGGGTAAATTTGATGATTGGACCTTGTCAGTCTGGGTAAAGCAAGAGAGTAGTGCTGAAGGTGGGGCTATTTTTAGTAAATACTGGTCTACTGAGGGTCGTAGTTATAGCTTATCCACCACCAGGTCAGGAGATGAATATGGTGTTAATTTTACAGCCTTTGTAAATAATAGCGAGGTAAGCCTTTCATCGTCTATTACAGCCAATCAATGGCAGCATATTTTAATTAAGGAAGAAGATAACAGTACGCTCACTATGTTCGTGCAGGGAGAGCAGGTAAATCAGCTAGTTCTTGAAGATATAACCATTATGCAATACGATACTGTGCCAGCTATAATGGGTGCTTATAGAGAATTCAATAGTGCATATGACAACGGATTTACTGGTCAATTAGACGACCTAAGACTATATAATGCAGCACTATCTGATGAGGATTGTAGAACTATTTTTACCGAAGAGTAA
- a CDS encoding T9SS type A sorting domain-containing protein produces the protein MKINLTKVMLGMILWGALINVSIAQNCVSPYDVDWDTYALGTDPRNQTYDVSDVELSISSIDIYGHVSGFSVSNTLQGINSIVWEQTIDNRNEYALATFKFSKPTYSFSFTIFDVDQGVFQDSLTINGYSDGKLVSLSASDVVTSAANTFIGNNTVLGTGFADNNTSDGNVTITIPETIDSLVFLYNNHTPATFQTIGIHDFYWCGADSDYDHVLNVDDADDDNDGIPDADEVGGVDPGADEDGDDIPDYMDPDFSAFVDANGDGVHDGYDTDLDGIPNHLDRDSDNDGIPDAVEANAGVVPANMSSDGRFSKDYAMANDTDGDGIVNDFDADNGGSPLALPDTDADGIIDMLDRDSDGDGITDAVEAGAEDADGDGIADNFYDYDNDGLNDSYDLTFNGNILSISDTDNDGLVDYRDIDSDKDGVLDNVEAQNSLAYRAASGSDSDGDGIDDAYDSDATGAIVLQDTDGDGKYDFIDGDSDGDGLRDIFEANDGNSDGQFVLFKHNIDTDGDGLADMFDADNGGSPAAIQNTDGDGLPDYRDSDDDNDGILTLNEDFDADKNYSNDFTQGGSPTPDYLYATDDMDGDGVPSSLDEDDNNDGIADVDQGFGVDPGADADSDGIENYLDTDYVHPTKGAYVDANQDGINDIFDVDQDGIPNHLDLDNDNDGIVNAVEANGGVLPANMNENGQYPAVYVAANDSDGDGLVNDTDTSTGGVALSTDTDGDGVDDFLDVDSDGDGMLDVDEAGATYSNANGIVDSYSNIDGDALPDYLDADSDGDGITDNVEGQSTAGYIAPSGSDTDGDGLDNSYDADNGGIAFGAVDTDADGTPDFQDTDSDNDGVSDLVEGHDSNSDGIADRSPVGIDSDGDGLDNAFDADNGGVAAAVQNTDAAGEVDFRDSDDDGDNIPTEDEMADLDPVNGISDYLEATSNPCGSSSVQRAVSGSASSVVFNVGVASANFMLGNPNFDGTTNTVSTFGNGDYIYIDMQEFIPAGETVILYTVTDAGDQMLVASGLQINNGYLNLTGNTYFTDNAGGNAYVTYNYTVPAGGARYMFIQRTAGTFYIDALVYNFNKCVSDMDNDGIADDQDLDDDNDGLTDLQEVTAYAADPDGDADYDNIPNYMDTDFAGFTDLNYDGVDDRADYDGDGIPNHMDLDSDNDGVVDAVEANEGVLPANMTTQGKYTASYVKANDADSDGLANDVDGTPLSNPDTDGDGLADIYDRDSDNDGITDLAEAGGIDVDGNGVLDSFADDDGDGLGNSVDSNSGGSALSNPDTDGDGTPNYLDADSDNDGILDIIEGHDGNANGIADWDDDSNRTLSASEGNADTDGDGILDAFDRDNSGEIASLVDIDNDGLYNYIDSDDDGDGVSTAAEDSNGNNDWSDDFTSGQSSAPDYLYNIYTTLPVELVSFEANWQEPFVLIEWETASELNNYGFEIERSINGRDFVYIGFVSGNGTSDQVHNYEFKDREAAAGTRYYYRLKQIDYDDQYEFSKVVMVESEIETRLDVNVYPNPSSDFINIQINDYEAEGQFEILNYSGEVVLNGTFSNRRETVDVRSLKTGVYILRVSTRDQVITSKVIKK, from the coding sequence ATGAAAATTAATTTGACCAAGGTAATGTTGGGGATGATTTTGTGGGGAGCGTTAATTAATGTTTCTATAGCGCAAAATTGTGTTTCTCCTTATGATGTTGACTGGGATACCTATGCACTGGGTACCGATCCTCGAAATCAGACTTATGATGTGAGTGATGTAGAGCTAAGTATTAGTTCAATAGATATTTATGGACACGTAAGTGGCTTTTCTGTTTCTAATACCCTTCAAGGTATTAATAGTATAGTATGGGAGCAAACCATAGATAACCGAAATGAATATGCTTTAGCCACATTCAAATTCAGTAAACCCACCTACTCATTTAGTTTTACTATTTTTGACGTGGATCAGGGAGTTTTCCAGGATTCATTAACTATTAATGGTTACTCAGATGGAAAATTAGTGAGCTTGTCGGCTTCAGATGTAGTCACATCAGCAGCCAATACTTTCATAGGTAATAACACCGTGTTAGGTACTGGTTTCGCTGATAATAACACTTCTGATGGTAATGTAACCATTACCATTCCTGAAACCATTGATTCATTGGTTTTTCTTTATAATAACCATACCCCAGCCACTTTCCAAACCATAGGTATCCATGATTTTTATTGGTGCGGGGCTGATAGTGATTATGATCACGTGCTGAATGTAGACGATGCCGATGATGATAATGACGGTATTCCTGATGCCGATGAAGTAGGAGGTGTAGACCCTGGAGCAGATGAGGATGGTGATGACATTCCTGATTATATGGATCCTGATTTTTCAGCCTTTGTAGACGCCAATGGCGATGGTGTTCATGATGGTTATGACACTGATTTAGACGGTATCCCTAATCATTTAGATAGAGATTCTGATAATGATGGTATTCCTGACGCTGTAGAGGCCAATGCAGGGGTAGTGCCGGCAAATATGTCTTCTGATGGTAGATTTTCAAAAGATTATGCCATGGCTAATGATACTGACGGAGATGGTATAGTGAATGACTTTGACGCTGATAATGGTGGTTCTCCGCTTGCCCTCCCAGATACTGATGCTGATGGAATAATTGACATGCTAGATAGAGATAGTGATGGTGATGGTATCACTGATGCCGTAGAGGCTGGGGCAGAAGATGCTGATGGAGATGGCATAGCTGATAATTTTTATGACTATGATAATGATGGCTTAAACGATAGTTATGATCTTACTTTTAATGGCAATATCCTGTCTATCTCAGACACTGATAATGATGGTCTGGTAGATTATAGAGATATCGATTCAGATAAAGATGGTGTATTAGATAATGTAGAAGCTCAAAACAGTTTGGCATATCGTGCGGCTTCAGGCAGTGATTCGGATGGTGATGGTATTGATGATGCCTATGATTCTGATGCCACCGGAGCTATCGTGTTACAAGATACTGATGGTGATGGAAAGTATGACTTTATAGATGGAGATTCTGATGGAGATGGTTTAAGGGATATTTTCGAGGCCAATGATGGTAATAGCGATGGTCAGTTTGTGCTATTTAAGCATAATATAGATACTGACGGCGATGGTCTGGCTGATATGTTTGATGCTGATAATGGAGGTTCTCCTGCTGCAATTCAAAATACAGATGGTGATGGTCTGCCAGATTATAGAGATAGCGACGATGATAATGATGGTATTCTTACCCTGAATGAAGACTTTGATGCGGATAAGAATTACTCAAATGATTTTACACAAGGAGGAAGTCCTACTCCTGATTATTTATATGCCACTGATGATATGGATGGTGATGGTGTGCCTTCAAGCCTGGATGAGGATGATAATAATGATGGTATTGCTGATGTTGATCAAGGTTTTGGAGTAGATCCAGGTGCAGATGCTGATTCAGATGGCATTGAAAACTATTTAGATACAGACTATGTGCACCCTACAAAAGGCGCTTATGTAGATGCCAATCAGGATGGTATAAATGATATTTTTGATGTCGATCAGGATGGTATTCCTAATCATTTGGATCTGGATAATGATAATGATGGAATAGTGAATGCTGTTGAGGCTAATGGTGGTGTACTGCCAGCTAACATGAATGAAAATGGCCAATACCCAGCAGTTTATGTGGCTGCTAATGATAGTGATGGCGATGGATTGGTAAATGATACAGACACTAGCACTGGTGGCGTAGCATTATCTACTGACACCGATGGTGATGGTGTAGATGACTTTTTAGATGTAGATTCTGATGGTGATGGCATGCTTGACGTTGATGAAGCAGGAGCCACCTATTCTAACGCTAACGGCATAGTAGATAGCTATTCTAATATAGACGGAGATGCCCTGCCAGATTACCTTGATGCTGATAGCGATGGCGATGGAATCACAGATAATGTAGAAGGGCAATCAACAGCCGGTTATATCGCCCCGTCCGGATCTGATACTGATGGAGATGGCTTAGATAATTCATATGACGCTGATAATGGAGGAATTGCATTTGGTGCTGTTGATACAGATGCTGATGGCACACCAGATTTTCAGGATACTGATAGTGATAACGATGGCGTATCTGACTTAGTGGAAGGTCACGATAGCAATTCTGATGGTATTGCCGATAGAAGCCCTGTTGGTATTGACTCTGATGGAGATGGTTTAGACAATGCTTTTGATGCTGACAATGGTGGCGTTGCTGCGGCTGTTCAAAACACTGATGCGGCTGGAGAAGTAGATTTTAGAGATAGTGATGATGATGGTGATAATATACCCACTGAGGATGAAATGGCAGATTTAGATCCGGTAAACGGAATTAGTGACTACCTTGAGGCGACATCAAACCCTTGTGGAAGCAGCTCTGTGCAGAGAGCTGTTTCTGGAAGCGCCTCAAGCGTAGTTTTTAACGTGGGCGTGGCATCTGCTAATTTTATGTTGGGTAATCCTAATTTCGATGGAACCACTAACACGGTGAGTACTTTTGGAAATGGAGATTACATTTATATTGATATGCAGGAGTTTATACCTGCTGGTGAAACAGTTATATTATATACTGTGACTGATGCAGGTGATCAAATGCTGGTAGCTAGCGGTTTGCAAATAAACAATGGATATTTAAACCTAACTGGAAATACTTATTTTACAGATAATGCTGGTGGGAATGCTTATGTTACTTATAACTATACTGTTCCAGCTGGTGGAGCCAGATACATGTTCATTCAAAGAACAGCGGGCACTTTTTATATAGATGCGCTAGTATATAATTTTAATAAGTGCGTGAGTGATATGGATAATGATGGCATAGCTGATGATCAGGATCTTGATGACGATAATGACGGTCTCACTGATCTTCAAGAGGTTACTGCCTATGCCGCTGATCCAGATGGAGATGCTGACTATGACAATATTCCTAACTACATGGATACAGATTTTGCCGGATTTACTGATCTCAACTACGATGGTGTAGATGATAGAGCAGATTATGATGGAGACGGCATTCCTAATCACATGGATCTTGACAGCGATAATGATGGTGTGGTTGATGCAGTGGAAGCTAATGAAGGAGTGCTACCCGCTAACATGACCACCCAAGGTAAATACACTGCCTCTTATGTGAAAGCCAACGATGCAGATAGCGATGGCTTAGCTAACGACGTTGACGGCACACCTTTGTCTAACCCTGATACAGATGGCGATGGTTTAGCAGATATTTATGATAGAGATTCTGATAATGACGGTATTACAGACCTGGCAGAAGCCGGAGGAATAGATGTAGATGGAAATGGAGTGCTGGATAGCTTTGCAGATGACGATGGTGACGGACTGGGCAATTCAGTGGATTCAAATTCTGGCGGTTCAGCTTTGTCTAATCCTGATACAGATGGAGACGGTACACCTAACTATCTGGATGCTGACTCTGATAACGATGGTATCCTGGATATTATAGAAGGGCATGATGGCAACGCTAATGGTATAGCGGACTGGGATGATGATAGCAATCGTACACTCAGTGCCTCTGAGGGTAATGCAGATACAGACGGTGATGGTATTTTAGATGCCTTTGATAGAGATAATTCAGGCGAAATAGCCAGTCTTGTTGATATTGATAATGATGGTCTGTATAACTACATAGATAGTGATGATGATGGCGATGGCGTGAGTACAGCTGCCGAAGATAGCAATGGTAACAATGACTGGTCAGATGACTTTACCTCTGGTCAAAGTAGTGCTCCTGACTATCTATATAACATTTACACTACGCTTCCCGTAGAGTTGGTAAGCTTTGAAGCTAACTGGCAAGAACCTTTCGTGCTGATAGAATGGGAGACCGCCTCAGAGCTTAATAATTATGGCTTTGAAATTGAGAGATCAATTAATGGCAGGGATTTTGTTTACATAGGTTTTGTGTCTGGTAATGGTACTTCGGATCAAGTTCATAACTATGAGTTTAAAGATAGAGAGGCGGCAGCAGGCACCAGATACTATTATCGCTTAAAGCAAATTGATTATGATGATCAATATGAGTTTTCCAAAGTGGTGATGGTAGAGTCTGAAATTGAGACAAGATTGGATGTTAATGTATATCCAAACCCTAGTTCAGACTTCATAAATATTCAGATTAATGACTACGAGGCAGAAGGTCAGTTTGAGATACTGAATTATAGTGGAGAGGTTGTTTTAAATGGAACATTCTCTAATAGAAGAGAGACAGTAGATGTCCGGTCTTTAAAAACAGGAGTGTACATTTTAAGGGTCTCAACTCGTGATCAAGTAATAACAAGTAAAGTGATAAAGAAATAG
- a CDS encoding aspartate/glutamate racemase family protein — MDDKIIGIVGGMGPQAGAALFNEILANTTVKEDQQHLSVILMSFPKDITDRTAFLEGKEKVNPAKSIVEVISKLEYAGAKIIGLACNTSYSPEIYDVIIKELKQINSEVQLLNMPIETCKYIRDNYKQVRRIGLMTTNGTYKTGLYKNILEDMGYEIVIPDLQFQENFIHKMIYDRNFGIKSNTNSISKEALSLLDRALGFFSERKADAIILGCTELSLILKKEMVENMLIIDSTQVFAKALIRAGRTHEIKCNSTILLKQEF, encoded by the coding sequence ATGGATGATAAAATCATAGGAATTGTAGGGGGTATGGGACCCCAGGCAGGAGCAGCATTATTCAATGAAATATTAGCTAATACTACCGTAAAAGAGGACCAACAACATTTATCTGTAATACTAATGTCCTTTCCAAAAGATATTACTGATCGTACAGCATTTCTGGAAGGAAAAGAAAAGGTTAATCCTGCCAAAAGCATAGTCGAGGTTATTTCTAAACTTGAGTACGCCGGGGCGAAAATAATAGGATTGGCATGCAATACGTCTTATTCTCCAGAAATATATGATGTTATTATAAAAGAACTTAAACAAATAAATAGTGAAGTTCAGTTATTAAATATGCCTATAGAAACGTGTAAATACATTAGAGATAATTATAAGCAGGTACGGAGAATAGGACTGATGACTACCAATGGAACATACAAAACGGGATTATATAAGAATATCTTGGAAGATATGGGTTATGAGATTGTTATTCCAGACTTACAATTTCAGGAGAATTTCATTCATAAGATGATTTATGATCGCAATTTTGGGATTAAGTCAAATACTAATAGCATATCCAAAGAGGCGCTGTCTTTATTAGATCGGGCTTTGGGTTTTTTCTCTGAAAGAAAAGCTGATGCGATTATTCTTGGTTGTACCGAATTATCCTTAATCTTAAAGAAAGAAATGGTTGAAAATATGCTAATAATAGATTCAACACAAGTTTTTGCAAAAGCCTTAATCAGAGCAGGCAGAACCCATGAAATAAAATGCAATTCTACAATATTATTAAAACAGGAATTTTAA